One region of Chitinophaga varians genomic DNA includes:
- a CDS encoding DoxX family protein codes for MKKDKFIYWASTVAIALISAGGGLGLLTSSFMIRTVDLMGYPAYFRVELAIFKIMGGIVLLLPVARRVREWAYAGLGINVLSAFVAFAAIHGTPGQYIFPVVALVLLIISYCYFNKINTPAGVIA; via the coding sequence ATGAAAAAAGACAAATTCATTTATTGGGCCTCAACTGTTGCTATTGCATTGATTTCCGCCGGTGGCGGCCTCGGACTGCTCACCTCCTCTTTTATGATCCGGACTGTTGACCTTATGGGCTATCCTGCGTATTTCAGGGTGGAACTGGCCATTTTTAAAATCATGGGCGGCATTGTATTACTGCTGCCGGTAGCACGGCGTGTCAGGGAATGGGCGTACGCCGGCCTGGGCATCAATGTGCTCTCCGCTTTCGTGGCTTTTGCAGCTATCCATGGAACGCCCGGCCAGTATATATTTCCGGTGGTGGCGCTGGTGCTGTTGATTATTTCTTATTGCTACTTTAATAAAATTAATACGCCGGCAGGCGTTATCGCCTAA
- a CDS encoding DUF2089 domain-containing protein yields the protein MKQIKKSLPLSCPSCASPLKVTSLACEACDTTVSGSFELPLLARLSADDLQFVIDFVKTSGSLKLMAQQLGLSYPTVRNRLDDIIANIEKIEKNIKIP from the coding sequence ATGAAACAGATAAAAAAATCTTTACCTCTTTCCTGCCCCAGTTGTGCCTCGCCGCTCAAGGTTACGTCCCTGGCCTGCGAGGCCTGCGACACCACGGTATCCGGCAGCTTTGAGCTACCGTTACTGGCGCGCCTGTCAGCAGATGACTTACAGTTTGTGATTGATTTTGTAAAAACCAGCGGCAGCCTGAAACTCATGGCGCAGCAGCTGGGACTGAGTTACCCGACAGTACGCAACCGGCTCGATGACATTATCGCCAACATAGAAAAGATTGAAAAAAATATAAAAATACCCTGA
- a CDS encoding SDR family oxidoreductase, which produces MVKEFASKQYWALVLGGSSGLGLASAYRLASHGMHLCIVHRNAGVEMDAVNTAFEALRATGVQVLAFNINAAQAERRTLVLEELRKKMGPEGRVRCLLHSVAKGTLKGMTTAPALQTDDLMITLEHMAVSLYDWTRAIWEQQLFAADARVLAFTSEGSHRAWKHYAAVSAAKAALEAMSRSIALEFAPYGIRANCIQAGVTDTRSLRMIPGHEQLLEHSIARSPFGRLTTADDVADVVYLLCKDEAAWVNGAVIPVDGGAHIQ; this is translated from the coding sequence ATGGTAAAAGAATTTGCCTCCAAACAATACTGGGCACTGGTGCTGGGCGGCAGCAGCGGGTTGGGCCTGGCGTCTGCGTACAGGCTGGCGTCGCATGGCATGCACCTGTGTATTGTGCATCGTAATGCTGGCGTAGAGATGGACGCCGTCAATACTGCTTTTGAAGCGCTGCGTGCCACCGGTGTGCAGGTGCTGGCATTTAACATCAATGCGGCACAGGCAGAGCGGCGCACGCTGGTATTGGAAGAACTGCGGAAAAAGATGGGCCCGGAGGGGCGTGTCCGTTGTCTTTTGCACAGTGTGGCCAAAGGCACGTTGAAAGGGATGACAACTGCGCCGGCGTTGCAAACGGACGACCTGATGATCACGCTGGAACATATGGCGGTGAGTTTGTACGACTGGACACGTGCCATATGGGAGCAGCAGCTTTTTGCCGCGGACGCGCGCGTGCTGGCGTTCACCAGCGAAGGCAGCCATCGCGCCTGGAAACATTATGCGGCCGTATCAGCCGCCAAAGCGGCCCTGGAGGCGATGAGCCGTAGCATAGCACTGGAGTTTGCGCCATACGGCATCCGGGCCAATTGTATACAGGCGGGCGTGACAGACACCCGTTCGTTGCGGATGATACCCGGCCATGAGCAGCTGCTGGAGCACAGCATTGCCCGCAGTCCGTTTGGACGGCTGACCACAGCGGACGATGTGGCGGACGTAGTTTACCTTTTATGTAAAGACGAAGCCGCCTGGGTGAATGGGGCCGTTATCCCCGTAGACGGAGGCGCACATATACAGTAA
- a CDS encoding beta-ketoacyl-[acyl-carrier-protein] synthase family protein, whose product MMTRVVITGLGVVAPNGTGVPAFTEAVRQGVSGIRYDPQLEALDFSCRIAGTPEVTEEMKLRYFEPLELKGFNSGAVLYGVMAGMEAWHDAGLPAGNDIQYPDWDSGAIFGTGSSGIDKMREAIYRMDELQVRRLGSTVVAQTMASGISAWLGGKLALGNQVTTNSSACTTGAESVLMAYDRIRAGKARRILAGSTTDGGPYVWGGFDAMKVCTFKNNDRPAAGSRPMSASATGFVPGAGAGALVVESLESALERNAHIYAEIAGGHVNSGGQRNEGSMTAPNSEAVQRCIREAVRDAGIHPDDIDAINGHLTATSKDAAEVTNWSLALNRSGEQFPYLNALKCMVGHCLSASGSIELVAAVLQLQEGFLFPNINSEDLHPEIAAIVPREKIPQQLIHKDLQVIAKASFGFGDVNACIILKKYKY is encoded by the coding sequence ATGATGACCAGAGTAGTGATAACAGGGCTGGGCGTGGTAGCTCCCAACGGAACAGGTGTCCCTGCTTTTACCGAAGCGGTGCGGCAGGGAGTATCGGGTATCCGTTACGATCCACAGCTGGAGGCACTGGATTTTTCCTGCCGCATAGCCGGCACGCCCGAAGTGACAGAAGAAATGAAGCTGCGGTATTTTGAGCCGCTGGAGCTGAAAGGCTTCAACAGCGGAGCGGTGCTGTACGGCGTGATGGCCGGTATGGAAGCATGGCATGACGCCGGTTTGCCCGCGGGTAACGACATACAGTATCCGGACTGGGACAGCGGCGCTATATTTGGTACCGGTTCTTCCGGCATCGATAAAATGCGGGAAGCTATTTACCGTATGGACGAGTTGCAGGTACGGCGTTTAGGCAGTACCGTAGTGGCGCAGACCATGGCCAGCGGCATCAGTGCGTGGCTGGGAGGTAAACTGGCATTGGGCAATCAGGTGACCACCAATTCATCGGCTTGTACCACCGGCGCGGAAAGCGTGCTGATGGCCTATGACCGTATCCGCGCCGGCAAAGCCCGTCGGATACTGGCGGGTAGTACAACAGATGGCGGCCCTTATGTATGGGGCGGTTTCGATGCCATGAAAGTCTGCACCTTCAAAAACAACGACCGGCCGGCGGCAGGTTCAAGGCCTATGAGCGCCAGCGCTACAGGATTTGTGCCCGGCGCAGGTGCCGGCGCATTGGTCGTGGAATCGCTGGAGAGCGCCCTGGAAAGGAACGCGCACATCTACGCGGAGATCGCCGGCGGCCATGTGAACTCAGGCGGTCAGCGCAATGAAGGCAGCATGACGGCCCCCAACAGTGAAGCGGTACAACGCTGTATCCGGGAAGCCGTGCGGGACGCCGGTATTCATCCGGATGACATTGATGCGATCAACGGGCACCTGACAGCTACCAGCAAAGATGCCGCAGAGGTAACGAACTGGAGCCTGGCGCTGAACAGGAGCGGGGAACAGTTCCCCTACCTGAATGCGCTGAAATGTATGGTAGGGCATTGTCTGAGCGCATCCGGGAGTATTGAGCTGGTGGCAGCGGTGCTGCAACTGCAAGAGGGATTTCTGTTTCCCAATATCAACAGCGAAGACCTGCACCCGGAGATTGCCGCGATCGTGCCCCGGGAGAAAATACCACAGCAATTGATACATAAAGACCTTCAGGTAATCGCCAAAGCCAGCTTCGGATTCGGCGATGTAAATGCCTGTATCATTTTAAAAAAATACAAATACTGA
- a CDS encoding 3-hydroxyacyl-ACP dehydratase FabZ family protein, which produces MEKLPYGEPFLFVDTLEYIDEQKVTGSFTFRPEMDCYKGHFKGYPVTPGVLLTEVMAQIGLVCLGIYLTGGPEGMTFGLTSTNVEFMRPVLPGEKVTVTGEKLYFRFGKLKCRVTMTNAQGEEVSSGEIAGMIINPADHNL; this is translated from the coding sequence ATGGAGAAATTACCCTACGGGGAACCTTTTTTGTTTGTTGATACACTGGAATATATTGATGAACAGAAGGTGACAGGAAGTTTTACCTTCCGGCCGGAGATGGATTGTTACAAAGGACATTTTAAAGGATATCCGGTCACCCCCGGCGTATTGCTGACAGAAGTGATGGCGCAGATAGGACTGGTATGCCTGGGTATCTATCTCACAGGAGGCCCGGAGGGCATGACTTTCGGGCTTACCTCCACTAATGTTGAGTTTATGCGGCCGGTGTTACCGGGAGAAAAGGTGACGGTGACCGGCGAAAAACTATATTTCCGTTTTGGTAAACTGAAATGCCGGGTAACGATGACCAATGCGCAAGGAGAAGAAGTGAGTAGTGGAGAGATAGCGGGCATGATCATCAACCCTGCTGATCATAATTTGTAA
- a CDS encoding helix-turn-helix domain-containing protein, producing MNFGKVIKTLREQKQQNQRDFADYIGISQTSLSLIESGKTTPTDATLDRIAARFNTRKALLVMAAIETDKDLPPKTRKRFNDLFPSFEEDIWSLILTK from the coding sequence ATGAACTTTGGAAAAGTCATTAAAACGCTGAGAGAGCAAAAACAACAGAACCAGCGCGATTTCGCTGATTACATTGGCATTAGCCAAACCAGTCTCTCTTTAATTGAAAGCGGGAAAACAACACCTACTGATGCGACCCTCGACAGGATCGCCGCCCGGTTTAATACCCGGAAAGCCTTACTGGTAATGGCCGCTATTGAAACAGACAAGGATCTGCCACCCAAAACAAGAAAGCGGTTTAATGACCTGTTTCCCTCTTTTGAGGAAGACATATGGTCGTTGATACTTACTAAATAA
- a CDS encoding serine aminopeptidase domain-containing protein: protein MKRICLLTTLLLSFSLEIAAQADYPTAAAKIQRYYNRQLADSLYGMFGNSIKSALPPDQTRAMLSQLQNQLGDMMRLTPTGGDASYHTWKADFAKGTLTMILALNAGNQLEGFRFVPYQEKKTTENEVDNYNLTTTDATIRGTLTLPVSNGPVPVVLIIAGSGPTDRDGNNNMGLKTNAYKMLAETLQADGIACVRYDKRGVGASATGKLETDISFEGTINDAAGFIKMLKADKRFSSVIVAGHSEGSMIGMLAIQRSPADKFISIAGAGEPIDIILQRQLAAQSPPLAAKAKSMLDSLKQGHSVVNTEPALQNLFYPAVQPYMMSWVKYDPEKEIGQLKIPVLIIQGNTDAQVSVKDAKHLKQGAPTAQLEIIDQMNHVLKDAPASGGINDITYADPTKPLNTQFVKDVKNFIKSR from the coding sequence ATGAAAAGAATTTGTTTACTGACAACCCTGCTGCTGTCTTTTTCTCTGGAGATAGCAGCGCAGGCTGATTACCCCACTGCTGCCGCAAAAATCCAACGCTACTACAACCGGCAGCTGGCCGACAGCCTCTATGGCATGTTTGGCAATTCCATCAAATCTGCATTGCCACCGGACCAGACCAGGGCCATGCTCTCTCAGTTACAAAATCAACTGGGCGATATGATGCGCCTCACCCCTACCGGCGGCGATGCCAGTTACCACACCTGGAAAGCGGATTTCGCCAAAGGCACCCTGACAATGATCCTCGCGCTGAACGCCGGCAATCAGCTGGAAGGATTTCGCTTCGTGCCTTACCAGGAGAAAAAAACAACAGAAAACGAAGTGGACAACTATAACCTGACGACTACCGACGCCACTATCCGCGGCACGCTCACCCTGCCAGTAAGTAACGGCCCTGTACCGGTAGTATTGATTATTGCCGGCTCCGGTCCCACTGACCGCGACGGCAATAACAACATGGGACTTAAAACCAATGCCTATAAGATGCTGGCAGAAACCCTTCAGGCTGATGGCATCGCCTGCGTGCGTTACGACAAAAGAGGCGTAGGCGCCAGTGCCACCGGAAAACTGGAAACAGACATTTCGTTTGAAGGCACCATCAACGATGCCGCAGGTTTTATCAAAATGCTGAAAGCTGACAAACGTTTTTCCAGCGTTATCGTGGCAGGCCACAGTGAAGGTTCCATGATCGGTATGCTGGCCATACAGCGCAGCCCCGCCGATAAGTTCATTTCCATCGCCGGCGCAGGTGAACCAATCGATATCATACTCCAGCGGCAACTGGCCGCACAATCACCACCGTTGGCGGCCAAGGCGAAAAGCATGCTGGACAGCCTCAAACAGGGACATAGCGTGGTGAATACAGAACCGGCATTACAAAACTTGTTTTACCCGGCCGTACAACCTTACATGATGTCATGGGTAAAATATGATCCTGAGAAGGAAATCGGTCAGTTAAAAATCCCTGTACTGATCATACAGGGCAATACAGATGCACAGGTGAGCGTGAAAGACGCGAAACACCTGAAACAGGGCGCTCCCACCGCTCAACTGGAGATCATTGACCAGATGAACCATGTGCTGAAAGACGCTCCGGCCAGTGGTGGCATCAACGATATTACCTATGCTGATCCTACTAAACCGTTGAACACACAGTTTGTAAAAGATGTAAAAAACTTTATCAAAAGCAGGTAA
- a CDS encoding PIG-L deacetylase family protein, whose protein sequence is MQFSRHKKVAVIVAHPDDETLWAGGTLLGHPEWECFVACICRAGDADRAPRFAAVLQALGATGNMADMDDGPEQNPLPIPAVAEQLLQLLPYTQFDLIITHNISGEYTRHRRHEEVSEAVFQLWEQQRLSSPELWFFAYDDAGRSRFPLADPTADIYLPLPADIYQQKKTIITDIYGFSHDSWEAKITPSAEAFRTFSTVAEAAQWLNRNRILP, encoded by the coding sequence ATGCAATTCTCCAGACACAAAAAGGTGGCCGTCATCGTGGCGCATCCGGACGATGAAACGTTGTGGGCAGGCGGCACACTGCTGGGCCATCCTGAGTGGGAATGTTTTGTGGCCTGTATCTGTCGGGCCGGCGACGCAGACAGGGCGCCCCGCTTCGCCGCCGTATTACAGGCGCTGGGCGCCACGGGAAACATGGCTGACATGGACGACGGACCGGAACAAAACCCATTGCCCATTCCGGCCGTGGCGGAACAGTTACTGCAACTGTTGCCATATACACAGTTTGACCTGATCATTACCCACAATATCTCCGGGGAATATACCAGGCACCGCCGCCATGAGGAAGTCAGCGAAGCGGTATTTCAACTGTGGGAGCAGCAGCGTTTGTCATCACCTGAGCTGTGGTTCTTTGCCTACGATGACGCCGGCCGCAGCCGTTTTCCGCTGGCAGACCCCACGGCGGACATCTATCTGCCGTTGCCGGCGGACATCTATCAACAGAAAAAAACAATCATCACCGATATATATGGATTTAGTCACGATAGCTGGGAAGCGAAGATCACCCCTTCCGCAGAAGCGTTCCGGACGTTCAGCACGGTAGCGGAGGCGGCACAATGGCTGAACAGAAACCGTATCCTGCCATGA
- a CDS encoding 4'-phosphopantetheinyl transferase superfamily protein encodes MIGNDVIDLQLAAVESNWRRRGYLDKLFSPAEQQLIAQAVDQHRMVWLLWSAKEAAYKIIHRDTRERTYAPLKYEVRLSGADTGFIQYADRVFPFRTVVSDSCLHTVAVASGSWWPRVVYRLQPAETLQKDDDGVPFISGIGGVSPASVSHHGAYREVVCLKI; translated from the coding sequence ATGATTGGCAATGATGTGATAGACCTGCAGCTGGCGGCTGTGGAAAGCAACTGGCGGAGACGGGGCTATCTGGATAAACTGTTCTCCCCGGCAGAACAACAACTAATAGCGCAGGCTGTTGATCAGCATCGCATGGTATGGCTGTTGTGGAGCGCCAAGGAAGCGGCATATAAGATCATTCACCGGGATACCCGGGAGCGGACGTATGCACCGCTGAAATATGAAGTACGACTTTCCGGAGCAGATACAGGCTTCATTCAATATGCTGACAGGGTATTTCCTTTTCGTACGGTGGTCAGCGATAGTTGCCTGCATACGGTGGCGGTGGCATCGGGAAGCTGGTGGCCGCGGGTGGTGTACCGGTTGCAGCCGGCGGAAACGTTGCAGAAAGACGACGACGGCGTGCCTTTTATCAGTGGTATCGGAGGCGTCTCTCCGGCGTCGGTCAGTCACCATGGTGCGTACCGGGAGGTGGTCTGCCTGAAGATATAA
- a CDS encoding glycoside hydrolase 100 family protein, whose product MKKYTVTEEVEQARKAALEVLHHNRRGPFGGLPRTAGWAYPEPYTRDMVFTFFGIAVSGDEQLIISMRKVLDVLAHNQTEHGHIPSLAHDAENLGASDTTPLFLVGISIYRQLTGETDYLQEAAEKALLWLYYQSPSDRLLVAQLPTSDWRDEQWVLGYGLYVNTLVYAGLRMFDRHQRADAFLQEMRHFTITCNFMHKHVHEGLTVKNKPYYACWSYKIYSSERFDLLGNSLAILTGIASPSRAERMIAWIEEECAVMREKGDLASELPPNFFPFVQPGDPDWRKRDEQFNMPGDYHNGGIWPFVCGVYIAALVAAGKYQLAEKKLIALAHAVKPSHAQPLEYGFNEWLRAQNGLPKGQNWQSWSAALYLYALRCVEERRTPFFEEMRKHSSREK is encoded by the coding sequence ATGAAAAAGTATACCGTTACCGAAGAAGTGGAGCAGGCGAGGAAAGCGGCATTGGAGGTATTGCATCATAACCGCCGCGGGCCTTTTGGCGGTTTGCCGCGCACTGCCGGCTGGGCTTATCCGGAGCCCTATACCCGCGATATGGTGTTTACCTTCTTTGGCATTGCTGTCTCCGGCGATGAGCAGCTGATCATCAGTATGCGGAAGGTGTTGGACGTGCTGGCGCACAACCAGACGGAACACGGGCATATCCCTTCACTGGCGCATGACGCTGAAAACCTCGGCGCCAGCGATACTACGCCGCTGTTCCTCGTAGGGATCAGCATCTACCGGCAGCTTACAGGTGAAACAGATTATTTGCAGGAGGCAGCGGAGAAAGCGCTCCTCTGGCTGTATTACCAAAGTCCGTCTGACCGGCTGCTGGTGGCTCAATTACCTACCAGTGACTGGCGCGACGAACAGTGGGTGCTGGGGTATGGACTATACGTCAATACACTGGTGTATGCCGGTTTGCGCATGTTTGACCGGCATCAGCGTGCCGACGCGTTTTTGCAGGAGATGAGGCATTTTACCATTACCTGCAACTTTATGCACAAGCATGTGCACGAAGGTCTCACCGTGAAAAACAAACCTTACTATGCCTGCTGGTCTTATAAAATTTATAGCAGCGAACGGTTTGACCTGCTGGGCAACAGCCTCGCTATCCTGACAGGCATCGCCTCACCGTCGAGGGCGGAACGGATGATTGCGTGGATTGAAGAAGAATGTGCGGTGATGCGGGAAAAAGGAGACCTGGCTTCTGAGCTGCCGCCCAATTTTTTCCCTTTTGTACAGCCTGGTGATCCTGACTGGCGGAAGCGGGACGAACAATTTAATATGCCCGGCGATTATCATAACGGTGGCATATGGCCTTTTGTCTGCGGCGTGTATATAGCGGCGTTAGTGGCAGCAGGCAAGTACCAGCTGGCGGAGAAAAAACTTATAGCGTTGGCGCATGCAGTAAAACCGTCGCACGCGCAGCCACTGGAATATGGATTCAACGAATGGCTGCGCGCGCAGAATGGCTTGCCTAAAGGACAGAACTGGCAATCCTGGTCAGCGGCGCTGTACCTGTATGCGCTGAGATGCGTGGAAGAACGCAGGACGCCTTTTTTTGAGGAGATGCGTAAACACAGTTCACGGGAAAAATAA
- a CDS encoding acyl carrier protein, giving the protein MDKTALMATIKEVVAPYTKNPEALATLNEDTDFIRDLKINSANLVDVVLDVEEKFNIVIDNDSMEKMINVRAAMEVVENKLATP; this is encoded by the coding sequence ATGGATAAAACAGCTTTAATGGCCACTATCAAAGAAGTGGTGGCGCCTTATACCAAAAATCCCGAAGCGCTGGCTACGCTGAATGAAGACACGGACTTTATCCGTGACCTCAAAATCAACTCGGCCAACCTGGTGGACGTGGTGCTGGACGTCGAAGAGAAATTTAATATCGTGATCGATAACGATTCCATGGAAAAGATGATCAATGTGCGTGCTGCCATGGAAGTGGTGGAAAACAAGCTGGCCACGCCATGA
- a CDS encoding glycosyltransferase family 4 protein, whose product MKVLVLYDYPAGPGGLATQGDLLYRGLKELGVDVHAVHYESNQEKEWYYRWFKPDVVTGVGYWGYIPHLVLHPQHFGCTAVPWLVADGFIANYQNVLNTLPLILVTSNWVKEMYVRDGISGRDIEVLPVGCDTDSFRPFSASDPKVAAVRESLGIRDDELMILTIGGDAASKGAQEVMHALAQLNGQMPPWKYVCKVWPQERTNCQNEADMQLAKQLGIDQRVIYTQYKISRNFMPYLISACDIYAAPSRLEGFGMTQVEAGACGKPVVSLRAMGMLDTLVHGETALLAGVEREVVLKEVEVGTESGFDKRRIVVFDKPRTVDYRANAADIAGHLRELLLSKDLRIQMGTAGRERVKQRFDYRVVARRFLQIVHEKLGIV is encoded by the coding sequence ATGAAAGTACTTGTGTTATACGATTATCCGGCCGGCCCCGGCGGCCTGGCCACACAGGGAGACCTGCTATACAGAGGCCTGAAAGAACTGGGCGTGGATGTTCACGCTGTCCATTACGAATCCAACCAGGAAAAGGAATGGTATTACCGGTGGTTTAAGCCGGACGTGGTCACAGGTGTTGGCTATTGGGGATATATCCCGCACCTGGTGCTGCATCCGCAGCATTTTGGCTGTACCGCTGTGCCCTGGCTGGTGGCCGATGGTTTTATCGCCAATTACCAGAACGTGCTCAACACGCTGCCGCTGATACTGGTCACCTCCAACTGGGTAAAGGAAATGTACGTCCGTGACGGCATCAGCGGCCGTGATATTGAAGTGCTGCCTGTTGGCTGTGATACGGACAGTTTCCGTCCTTTCAGCGCTTCAGATCCTAAAGTGGCCGCCGTACGGGAATCGCTGGGCATCCGGGATGATGAGCTGATGATACTGACCATTGGCGGTGATGCCGCCTCTAAAGGCGCGCAGGAAGTGATGCATGCGCTGGCGCAGCTCAACGGACAGATGCCGCCCTGGAAATACGTGTGCAAGGTATGGCCGCAGGAACGCACCAATTGCCAGAATGAGGCGGACATGCAGCTGGCAAAACAGTTGGGCATAGATCAGCGGGTGATTTACACACAGTATAAAATATCACGCAACTTCATGCCTTACCTGATAAGCGCCTGTGATATCTATGCCGCGCCTTCCCGGCTGGAAGGTTTTGGCATGACACAGGTAGAAGCCGGCGCCTGTGGCAAACCGGTGGTGAGCCTCCGGGCGATGGGCATGCTGGATACGCTCGTACACGGGGAAACAGCATTGCTGGCCGGCGTTGAGCGTGAAGTAGTGCTGAAGGAAGTGGAAGTAGGCACCGAATCAGGTTTTGACAAGCGGCGCATCGTGGTATTTGATAAGCCACGCACGGTGGATTACCGCGCCAATGCAGCGGATATTGCCGGGCACCTGCGTGAGTTGCTGCTCAGCAAGGACTTAAGGATACAGATGGGCACCGCCGGCAGAGAGCGGGTGAAACAGCGTTTTGACTATCGGGTGGTGGCCCGTCGTTTTTTACAGATAGTACATGAAAAACTGGGTATCGTATGA
- a CDS encoding type III polyketide synthase: MSVKIQSVAKALPPYTRPTSEIMPYLDLWLAGQDERFIRKVKKIFENAAVDQRYSIMNAEEVFNATSFEEKNNLYIREGTELGRRCLQGALDKAGLQGGDIDFIITVSCTGFMIPSMDAYLINTLQMKQDIVRLPVTEMGCAAGVSGMIYAYQFLKANPGKRAAVVAVESPTATFQHQDFSMANIVSAAIFGDGAACVILSSHEEDPGPAIVGTEMYHFYDATHLMGFHLSNSGLQMVLDIAVPEEIASHFGDIVHPFLARHGTSIEEVNQLIFHPGGRKIIQTVEELFAGSGKNIDDTKEVLRLYGNMSSATVLYVLERILDRGVPAGDKGLMLSFGPGFSAQRILLQW, encoded by the coding sequence ATGAGTGTAAAAATTCAATCAGTAGCCAAGGCATTGCCGCCATATACCAGGCCTACCAGTGAAATTATGCCGTACCTGGACCTATGGCTGGCTGGACAAGACGAGCGGTTTATCAGAAAGGTTAAAAAAATTTTTGAGAACGCGGCGGTTGACCAACGGTATTCTATCATGAATGCGGAAGAAGTGTTCAACGCCACTTCCTTCGAAGAAAAAAACAATTTGTATATCCGCGAGGGCACAGAACTGGGCCGGCGTTGCCTGCAGGGCGCGCTGGACAAAGCCGGTTTACAGGGCGGCGATATCGATTTTATCATCACTGTCAGCTGCACCGGCTTTATGATCCCGTCTATGGACGCCTATCTGATCAATACATTGCAGATGAAGCAGGACATTGTGCGCCTGCCTGTGACGGAGATGGGTTGCGCTGCGGGTGTTTCCGGGATGATCTACGCTTACCAATTCCTGAAGGCCAATCCGGGGAAACGGGCGGCAGTGGTGGCGGTGGAGTCGCCAACGGCCACTTTCCAGCACCAGGATTTTTCCATGGCCAATATTGTCAGTGCGGCCATCTTCGGTGATGGCGCCGCCTGCGTGATATTGTCGTCACATGAGGAAGACCCCGGGCCGGCCATTGTGGGAACGGAGATGTACCATTTTTATGATGCCACACACCTGATGGGTTTTCATCTGTCCAACTCCGGTTTACAGATGGTGCTGGACATCGCGGTGCCGGAAGAGATAGCGTCGCATTTCGGGGATATTGTTCATCCTTTCCTGGCGCGTCACGGCACTTCCATTGAAGAAGTGAACCAGCTGATCTTCCATCCGGGAGGAAGAAAAATTATTCAGACAGTGGAAGAGCTGTTTGCCGGCTCAGGAAAAAATATTGACGATACCAAAGAAGTATTGCGGTTATACGGCAACATGTCGAGCGCCACCGTGTTATATGTGCTGGAGCGTATCCTCGACAGGGGTGTGCCGGCGGGCGATAAGGGGCTGATGCTGAGTTTCGGGCCGGGATTTTCCGCACAAAGAATATTATTGCAATGGTAA